The Haloimpatiens sp. FM7315 genomic interval AAAAGAAACAGGTGTAAGCAAATCTACATTACAAACATGGAAAACAAAAGCTGGAAACCCTAAAAATACTGAGAATAACACTGGGAAAAGAGTTGTAACCCCTAAAAATAAATTTTTAACAGTTATGGAGACTTATTTACTCTCAGAAGCAGAATTAGCAAGAT includes:
- a CDS encoding transposase, producing MTKGNGINKRYSKLEKEKLIARMLPPENISVSDLSKETGVSKSTLQTWKTKAGNPKNTENNTGKRVVTPKNKFLTVMETYLLSEAELAR